GGCCGTTACTCAGCACTCCTGCAGTTGTTGGCCGCTGCTGGCTTCAGCCTCCGCGGTTATGTCACAATGTATAAACCGGTGCTTTCAAACGCGTCGGGGCTGACAGTGTTGCAGCCAGTCACGTCCCGCTCCATTGTGTGTACCCCGGTAACACGTGACATGCTCAATGGCGTAAACAGACCGGAagctttggctttttttttttataaacagtaGCGGTGCTGTTAAAAAATACGCCCTCTGGACAcgaaattaataaaatatgtgatGAGTTTATgcttaaaaactacaaatttgtCCGAAGTGCCACCAGTCGCGCGCAGCAAGCTTtttcagggttttatttttcaaaatgcagAATAAGACAAACGTGGTttgttgttaaaaatgtaaaatgtaaccATAGTATAGGCTCGGTTCAATACAAAaagatatgttttatttttttttaaatcttaaaactGAAAGCTTTGCGTAGTAGACATACTTAAAATACACctttacacttttattttgaaggagctCTTCAAGTGAGACCGTCCAATCAGAAAAGAGGATTCCAGGAAGGAAGTGTCACCCATTCAAGACAGTTGTTTTGCAACAACAAGAGAAGAACTTCCTTATAATCGGCGCATGTGTTTCCTCGTACGAACCAAATGCTTTTTCGCGAAGTCTGCAGGGAGatttagagaaagaaagaaaagctcaaGGTAAGTGATTCAGAGTTAGTATCTTTGTACAGTTCTGGTGAGGTGTGTGGGCAGTTCTTATCCATCACATCCAATCACCATCATCTGCTGCAGCATCTTTCCTGTCTCTTGAGGGTTTCAGATCGAATTAAGAAAAATTATCTACCCATTTCCTCCTCTTAGCTCTTAGATTTGGGTTTTTATGTGATGTGGTGTTGAGATGTCCACCACTTCTGTCCCCACCCCAGTACAATGGAGATGAATGGATGGCCTgtaaaaacagcagtgtgtctcTCCAGGAACAGTGTCCTGATTACTCTGGAGTATTTCAGATTTTAGGTATTTCTTCAAGTAGAAGAAGACTTTCAGTGGAAACTGCTGTTGTCAGCAATGTATCTGGATTATCCTGAGCGACTGGAACAGACCGTAGCTGGTTTAACCTGCTGGGAAAACTGAGAGATCCCTGTTACACCCACTCTCTGTGCCTTGTGTCGAGTCTTTTTCTAAGACAGTGGCTGTATCCAGATTTGCTTTGTGGTATAATACGCAAATACACACTCAAGACTGAAATAACGCGGATCCTAAATTTAATCCTGAGATTTAGTTACACTGAGCTCTGTCTTGAAACATCTCTTCAAGACTCACTAGTAACAAAACAGAAGCCACACCAAGGCGGTAATTAATCCTGCATATCTCTTAACAGAACTACAATAGACCTTTTTATTGTGACATGTCACATTGTGAAAAGGACAGTTATTCAAGACAGATATCTGTTAATAATGGAAAACTGAGGCCTAATTCAGcccaaaataaaagactgaaaaaagtttttgtctctctgttaaAGAAAATAGAATATCTTCTTATGTGATGCATTTTGACCTTACTATATGTTGAAGACAGTTTGAAAATGAACCCACCAGAACCCTTAAGAAGAGGCTTGTTGATGTGAAGGCCTATTGAAATATCACACACATGTTAATGCACATTAAGGCTGCAGTTCAGGAGCCTTGGGACAGCTGAAATGCAGCTCATAACTGTCTCCATGGCTAGATACTACTAGAAACACGTTTTTATGATTTGGGTGCCTGATTTGATGCCTGTTAAAGTAGGGGTGTTATGGTCGTCTAAAATAGACTTTTATTAGATATGaagtgttatatttatattctttcCTCTGTTCAGATGGGATACATGACAGTAGAAGAGCACAGCTTCACTGTGCTCCACCTGAAGAGATCCCCGGGCATCCGTTCCTGGTCTCTACTTGTTGGTAAGTGTCTTGCACTGATATTAATATAATCTATACattaacatataaaataaatatctcaaaCTAAGCTATTCACTGTCCTCTCAATACATTCATAACATATTTCCTGCTCGCTCCCTGTATTGCCTCCAAAATATTAAGCATCTCATTCAAATCACAGGTATAGCGTCTATTGGATTGGCAGCTGCATACTACAGCTCAGGTGCGTAGACTGAATTTACATAAACTGTTATCCAATTTGCAACTCTCGATTTACACCACATTTGCTTACTGGAACTCACACCacttttcttgtgtgtgtgtgtgtgtgtgtgtgtgtgtgtgtgtgacacacacacacacagacagcttcTTGTGGAAGCTTTTCTATGTGGCGGGCTGTCTGTTTGTAGCCATGCAGAACatggaggagtgggaggaagcTGTGTTTGACAAAACCAAGAACCTGATTGAGCTCAAGAGCTTTAGCTTGTACGCTTTAGTCTTGACGTTATGGAGGAAGGGGCACGAGAAAGGTGAGTATTAGTGCAGAGAAGACAGTAGCCTCCACCAGTTGTTTGAGAGAGCAGAATATTAGATAttaaactttctctctctttcagtggTGTTGGATCTGACACAGCTGTGTGACGTGTGCGTCCAGGAGGAGAAGGTTCGCTATTTGGGGAAGGGCTACCTGCTGATGCTGCGGCTGGCTGCAGGCTTCTCCTACCCCCTGACTCAGAGTGCCACACTGGGTGGACGCAGGTATCTGAAGTCATTTTAGCTATATAACATCCTCTTCTATGCATCTAAGTTTTCATTGTTGCTGTCAGAATCAGatgtgtttaaatattgttttaattaatattattccTCTTTATCAAAACATGACACGATTGATCCTTTGAGACCACggtgtgtttgcctgtgttgTAACGTTGTGTGAAGTTGCTCTTTTTCTgttgtcaagtcaagtcaagtcaattttatttatagagcacatttaaaaacaacagaagttgacccaaagtgctttacaatcagggcgaaatgaaaaacaaaaaaacaaaacaaaagaaaaattaataaCAAAGTAGACAAGATTCTTAATAGTGCGGCCTCAGACTCAGCTAAAAGCAAGATCATAGAGGTaagattttaaactggatttgaaaATATCAATAATGGAGGAGGACTTTATGTTATGGGGTAGGCTATTCCAGAGCTTGGGGGCAGCTACAGAAAAGGCACGGTCACCTTTAGTTTTTAGGCGCGAATTGGGGACTGAGAGGAGCCGATGTGATGATGACCTGAGAGCTCTGGGGGCAGGATATGGAACTAAGAGATCAGAAATATATTGGGGAGCTAAACCATTTAGGGCTTTGTAAACAAATAATAGAATCTTAAAATTAACTCTAAATTTCACTGGCAACCAGTGTAAGTGTGCCAGGATTGGGGTGATGTGGTGTCTCTTTTTTGAATCAGTTAAAAGtcttgcagcagcattttgcacCATTTGGAGTCTAGAAAGGGTGGAGTCAGTTAGCCCTATGTAGAGGGAATTGCAATAATCTAACCGGGAagtaataaaagcatggatAACTGTCTCCAGATCCTTCTGAGATAGAAACGGCTTGAGTTTGGCGATGGTCCTGAGCTGATAAAAACTACCCTTAACAACATTACTGACCTGACTGTTAAAACTTAGGGGACTGTCAAAGAGGACACCCAGATTCCTAACCAGGTTATGGCAATTAGGTGCTAGGGGACCGAGTGCATTGCTGAGAGTGGTGACAGAATCCGGTGGACCAAAGATAATTACTTccgttttgttttcattgactTGTAAAAAGTTCCTCACCATCCAGAATTTGACGTCATTTAGACAGTTAAAAAGATTTTGTAGGGGGCAGGTGCTATTGGGTGTGACCGGTAGGTAGAGTTGTGTATCATCTGCGTAACAATGGTAAggaatattgtatttttgattgattgagCCAAGTATAAGCATGTAGAGGGAAAATAGAAGAGGACCTAAAACTGAGCCTTGAGGAATGCCGCATTTAATAGGAGCAGGGGACGAGGAACAGTTTCCAATTTCATCTGTTGTATTTCTTGTTTTGCTGTGTCTGGGACCTCcatcattaaaatgtacttacaATTACCAACAAATCACAGGTATAACTAAATCAACCAGGACTGAAATCTTAGGgattttaagttttaaagttgcaataatcaatattattattgttaacagTGTGAAAGGTATCTCCCGCTGTAACAAACCCACATAAAATTACTACCCAGCTACcaactttaatgttttggttcactctcatcaGCCTTGTTTTCACTCCCAACGGTATGCTACCTTTCCAGCACCAAATTACACAATTGGTAACTAGATGGTGAACACTGTGGAGCATTCAGCAGCCAGGAACACAACTCAAAATAAATGCTCATGGTTGCTTCGCGTTTGCTCTACAGTTTATGTAATATTTGCTAACTTGTTCACCCTCATCAACTCCATAAGGTGACATGATTTCACGGTTTGCAGACTGAAGTTTACAACAGTTGGAAGAGGAAAGCACAACGAATATGGCCTGTACAGTAGAACTGACACAGTATATCCCTGTTCTCCCTCTGTTCCATCTCCCACATGACAGTGATGTGGAGGCAGTGGCTGCATTGCTGAAGCGCTTCCTAgggctggaggagctgcagcaacGCAGGCAgcaagaggaagaggcagagtATGGAGAGGTggagaacgaggaggaggatTCTTTGGACAACAGCAGTGATTCAGATGacgaaggagaagaagaagacgaagaacactaatctctctctgtcacttgcAGAGGTGGACTGAAACAGGGCATTGCCATGGCATTACAGAGGCTGCAGTTTTAGTCACATGTTTTACTGTTAGCATGTGCATGTAACACCAAGGGTGTATCCccttttagtgtttttgtttatatgtCAGGTGggattttaaatttttttttaaatcttcatgTGGGATATCATGCAAATGTTTCATAGTGTAGCCAAACTTTTCTAAAACAGCTACTTGAAATACAGATATGAGACCTTTTCTTTCACTGTACTGTCAACATagctcattttaaatgaattaccCTCTTTGAGCTAATTACTGTTTGAGAATACACTCCAGATTACAGATTTACTGTGCCTTCCTACTGAACTCTAATAAGCGTTTATGTGTGTAAGTCAATGGAAAGTGCTCTTCCCACAGTTTTCTGAACCACCCAGTTGATAATCAcctttttgcatgtttgttcgTACCCAGATGAATCCATGTGCAAACTATAATCAGGCATGAAGGATTTTTATGGCTCAATTAAGAGTGAATTGTGTGTGAAATGCTTCGCTGCTCTGTCTCTTAACGTTGAAGTACTTTTTGTGGACCAAAGACTGAATCTCAGGCTAACTCTTTGCTGCTTTGGTCAAACTGGAATCAGAGCTTTGTAATGGCTGACGGCAAATGTCTGCATGTTCTGTTCTGCTTGAAAGAAAATtagaagatattttttttgttggttgatttttttattgtctttgttacTTTGACCCATTTGTAGGAATTATATAAAGTTGTTTTATATGTAAACCCAAAGTCCTCATTTAATATTAATCACCTTCTTTGTTACAATGGATTCAGCTTGCATACACCAGTTTGCTCTAGGGTAAGCGCAGAATTACACATAAAATCACTCTAGTTAATTTCAGCACTGGGATTcattcgttcattcattcattcatcaaaaaaagCATGTTTAATTCTGAGCTAGTGAAATGTTCTATGGTACCATCTCCTTCACACAGGCTCTGATTTCCTCTGTTATCCTCTGTAAAGGTCCCATTACGGGGCTGACGTGTTCCTCTATCCACTCCTGGACTGTTGAATCTGGGTAAAAACGCACCATCTCCTCTCTCATGGCATCCACCTTCTGATGTAGTGTAGTTAAAAACCTGAGGAGACAAGATCAGATCGAGTTTCTGTTTACTAAACGAGATGTCCATGTCCAGACAATGTCTCTGTAATATGTCAAATAATTCTCACGTTGATGCTTGGCTGTGGATCTGCATGGTGATGAGAGGAGTTACCATCTTCCTCCGTCGGTGGTAGGGGCTGAACCAGCCTCGTACAAACCTAAAGTAGTGCAGGCAAACAGTTATTCAGCATTTATCTATATAGAGTAAgtacagaagaaaacatttggTCTATTTCTGCAAaggttaaaggttcagtgtgtgagatttggggggctctatttacagagtaAGGCagaaatataatgtttttaattgaaatgatatgtttctacagtagcccagaacggacaaactaaacactggctctagatagggccttttgcCTTTGAGGGGAGGTGGCAGTCGGCATCtac
The nucleotide sequence above comes from Larimichthys crocea isolate SSNF chromosome XVI, L_crocea_2.0, whole genome shotgun sequence. Encoded proteins:
- the cybc1 gene encoding cytochrome b-245 chaperone 1 homolog; the encoded protein is MGYMTVEEHSFTVLHLKRSPGIRSWSLLVGIASIGLAAAYYSSDSFLWKLFYVAGCLFVAMQNMEEWEEAVFDKTKNLIELKSFSLYALVLTLWRKGHEKVVLDLTQLCDVCVQEEKVRYLGKGYLLMLRLAAGFSYPLTQSATLGGRSDVEAVAALLKRFLGLEELQQRRQQEEEAEYGEVENEEEDSLDNSSDSDDEGEEEDEEH